From a region of the Cucumis sativus cultivar 9930 chromosome 6, Cucumber_9930_V3, whole genome shotgun sequence genome:
- the LOC101204084 gene encoding GATA transcription factor 8 yields MIGENIAEEIDCGNFFDNIEDLLEDLDHDVDFNTNSAAFPPIWSEHSDSLPSDPVVDPVLFSVNTAPDSALSPDLCVPYDDQMEWLSNFVDDSFSGAETLTINASNLSPPSQFHISSPVSVLDSSSSSSSSDEKKPLSTKDGRRGRARSKRPRPTTTFIPRTPELTSPTNSGIKVSSESENYAESCPPLPLPKKTKKIKLTFRRDQNDTLNPQGVRKCLHCEVTKTPQWRAGPLGPKTLCNACGVRYKSGRLYPEYRPAASPTFVPCLHSNSHKKVLEMRIKQVEKGVELRAEESPAELIPNTDSGIILGYIRPEKSMLNLTSTSIP; encoded by the exons ATGATTGGAGAAAATATCGCGGAGGAAATTGACTGTGGGAATTTCTTCGACAATATTGAGGACCTTCTTGAAGACCTTGATCACGACGTCGATTTCAATACCAACTCCGCAGCCTTTCCTCCCATTTGGTCTGAACATTCCGATTCTTTGCCCTCCGACCCCGTCGTCGACCCCGTCTTGTTTTCCGTTAATACTGCTCCTGACTCTGCTCTCTCCCCCGACCTCTGTGTTCCT TACGATGACCAAATGGAATGGCTCTCAAATTTCGTTGACGATTCCTTCTCCGGCGCTGAAACCCTAACCATCAACGCCTCCAATTTATCACCGCCGAGCCAATTTCACATCTCAAGTCCAGTCTCCGTTCTCGACAGTAGCAGCAGCAGCTCCAGCTCCGACGAAAAGAAGCCTCTATCCACCAAGGATGGTAGACGAGGCCGCGCTCGCAGCAAGCGACCTCGACCAACGACGACTTTCATTCCCCGGACACCGGAACTAACTTCACCAACGAATTCAGGCATTAAGGTTTCATCGGAATCAGAGAACTACGCGGAATCCTGTCCTCCATTACCACTACCAAAGAAAacgaagaaaatcaaattgacATTCCGACGGGATCAAAACGATACGCTTAATCCGCAAGGGGTGAGAAAATGCCTACATTGTGAAGTGACGAAGACTCCGCAATGGAGAGCAGGGCCATTAGGACCTAAAACTCTATGCAATGCTTGTGGGGTCAGATACAAATCGGGCCGCCTGTACCCGGAGTACCGACCGGCAGCGAGTCCAACATTCGTCCCGTGTTTACACTCCAATTCGCACAAGAAAGTTCTGGAGATGAGAATAAAACAAGTGGAGAAAGGTGTGGAGTTGAGGGCGGAGGAATCACCAGCGGAACTCATTCCAAATACAGACAGCGGCATTATCCTCGGGTACATTCGACCGGAGAAATCCATGTTGAACCTGACCTCAACCTCAAttccttga